In Streptomyces sp. 840.1, one DNA window encodes the following:
- a CDS encoding cell wall protein, whose protein sequence is MVWLVEAGLHRRAGATTLAVARDLAGRMDYRLGFVLYDLEGTATRCGVSVATVKRHVRVLRELGALVWRRHGSKRNLHLSGRRYAGTATVYAATIPPVYDSAMGHRLEGAGHEARVCGLTDAGRERAVEAARVDSRPVGNSPVENRSPGGRAPHSSGPRHNVRTADVSGRVNYTPRTNHTSRGRATPGRATRRSPLRVARDIAVARQVRPLVAWTQHEGLRRLAYALRPLIDRGLDARDIAAELCGLAPGWRPVRPAAWITVALARDREEPVAHGRTDPPGAFRRAVADAGEPWAVVCADGPSYGVEGLTREEVVQLRSAAATDPGLVLAALENLGERDTRRLYTNRLVDEVLLYEFTGAQRGRTGARRDPDLT, encoded by the coding sequence GTGGTGTGGCTCGTCGAGGCGGGCCTGCACCGCCGGGCGGGGGCGACGACGCTGGCCGTCGCGCGCGACCTGGCCGGGCGGATGGACTACCGGCTCGGCTTCGTGCTGTACGACCTGGAGGGCACCGCCACCCGGTGCGGGGTGTCGGTGGCCACGGTGAAGCGGCACGTCCGCGTGTTGCGAGAGCTGGGGGCGCTGGTCTGGCGGCGGCACGGGTCGAAACGGAATCTGCACCTGTCCGGGCGTCGGTACGCGGGCACGGCGACGGTCTACGCCGCGACCATTCCGCCCGTGTACGACTCGGCGATGGGCCACCGCCTGGAGGGCGCCGGTCATGAGGCGCGGGTGTGCGGGCTGACGGACGCCGGCCGGGAGCGTGCGGTGGAGGCGGCGCGGGTGGACTCCCGGCCCGTGGGCAACTCGCCTGTGGAAAACCGCAGTCCAGGCGGGCGTGCGCCCCATTCTTCCGGGCCCCGCCACAACGTACGCACGGCTGATGTGAGTGGGAGGGTGAACTACACCCCGCGCACGAACCACACCTCGCGCGGGCGCGCGACGCCCGGCCGCGCGACGCGGCGGTCCCCGTTACGGGTCGCCCGTGACATCGCCGTCGCCCGGCAGGTGCGGCCGCTCGTCGCCTGGACCCAGCACGAGGGGCTGCGCCGCCTCGCGTACGCGCTGCGCCCGCTCATCGACCGCGGCCTCGACGCCCGTGACATCGCCGCCGAGCTCTGCGGTCTGGCCCCCGGATGGCGGCCGGTCCGCCCGGCGGCCTGGATCACCGTCGCTCTGGCGCGTGACCGGGAGGAGCCGGTGGCTCATGGGCGTACGGACCCGCCCGGGGCCTTCCGTCGCGCTGTGGCCGATGCGGGGGAGCCGTGGGCCGTGGTGTGCGCCGACGGTCCGTCGTACGGCGTCGAAGGGCTGACCCGGGAGGAGGTCGTCCAGTTGCGTTCGGCCGCCGCGACGGACCCCGGGCTGGTGCTCGCCGCCCTGGAGAACCTCGGGGAGAGGGACACCCGCCGTCTGTACACGAACCGGCTCGTGGACGAGGTGCTGCTGTACGAGTTCACCGGGGCGCAGCGTGGGCGTACCGGTGCTCGGCGCGACCCTGACCTGACCTGA
- a CDS encoding SSI family serine proteinase inhibitor — protein sequence MLRRLALTTVVSLAVLSAAAPGALASEGPLPRPLLPLPLLQGADGPTHLTVVVSGSGDPAADGSYELECEPAGGSHPVAQQACDRLAQLPGERTDPFTPVSRDAMCTQQFGGQATARITGSWRGRSIDAAFDRSNGCEIGRWNNLRPVLPNVR from the coding sequence ATGCTGCGTCGCCTCGCCCTCACCACTGTCGTGTCCCTCGCCGTACTGTCCGCAGCCGCCCCCGGCGCCCTGGCTTCGGAGGGTCCGCTGCCCCGGCCGTTGCTGCCGCTGCCGCTGCTCCAGGGCGCGGACGGCCCGACGCACCTGACCGTGGTCGTCTCGGGGTCCGGTGACCCGGCGGCGGACGGCAGCTACGAGCTGGAGTGCGAGCCGGCGGGCGGCAGCCACCCCGTGGCGCAGCAGGCCTGCGACCGGCTGGCGCAGCTGCCCGGCGAGCGCACGGACCCGTTCACGCCGGTGTCCCGGGACGCCATGTGCACGCAGCAGTTCGGCGGGCAGGCCACCGCCCGGATCACCGGTAGCTGGCGGGGGCGAAGCATTGATGCCGCGTTCGACCGGAGCAACGGGTGCGAGATCGGGCGCTGGAACAACCTGCGTCCGGTGCTCCCGAACGTCCGCTGA